A section of the Rossellomorea marisflavi genome encodes:
- a CDS encoding carbohydrate ABC transporter permease, with translation MRRKDKNQKWALAFVIVNMVLFTVFFAWPGILGVYYSFTDYTGISASFIGLDNYIQLFQDKSFYKSLGRTILYTAVGVPLLYAFSLLISVLLVSKFTKGKSVAKVIFFFPWLISSIVTGVIFRWLFGESFGFVNFLLSLIGMEPVGWSSDGNMAFILVLFATVWMGTAFNMLLMISALVNIPQSYYEAADIDGASGWQKFIHVTLPSLKPTSFMVILLSVIHLMKEFPMVQALNNGGPGTDNTFLVQYIYQTGFDQRNIGYASAVSMVLFVILLLFAIINLKVEERSKL, from the coding sequence GTGAGGAGAAAAGATAAAAACCAGAAATGGGCTCTGGCCTTCGTCATTGTCAACATGGTTTTATTCACGGTATTTTTTGCCTGGCCCGGCATACTCGGCGTGTACTATTCGTTCACGGACTACACTGGGATCAGCGCTTCGTTTATCGGACTGGACAACTATATTCAACTGTTCCAGGACAAAAGCTTCTATAAATCCTTGGGAAGGACGATCCTCTATACGGCGGTCGGAGTGCCTCTTCTATATGCATTCTCCCTGCTGATATCGGTCCTCCTGGTGAGCAAGTTCACAAAGGGGAAATCTGTGGCCAAGGTCATCTTCTTCTTCCCATGGTTGATTTCCTCCATCGTGACCGGGGTCATCTTCCGCTGGTTGTTCGGAGAAAGCTTCGGGTTCGTCAACTTTCTCCTTTCACTGATCGGAATGGAGCCGGTGGGCTGGTCCTCTGACGGAAATATGGCGTTCATCCTCGTACTATTCGCCACCGTGTGGATGGGGACGGCGTTCAATATGCTTCTGATGATCTCGGCGCTCGTGAACATCCCGCAATCGTACTATGAAGCAGCCGATATCGACGGTGCAAGCGGCTGGCAGAAGTTCATCCATGTGACGCTCCCAAGCCTGAAGCCGACATCCTTCATGGTCATCCTGCTGTCGGTCATCCATCTGATGAAGGAGTTCCCGATGGTGCAGGCCCTTAATAACGGGGGACCCGGTACGGATAACACATTCCTCGTCCAATATATCTATCAGACAGGATTCGACCAGCGGAATATCGGCTATGCAAGCGCGGTTTCCATGGTACTGTTCGTCATTCTCCTTCTCTTTGCAATCATTAATCTGAAGGTGGAAGAAAGGAGCAAATTATGA
- a CDS encoding carbohydrate ABC transporter permease has product MMKRYRGSTILMTAIMAILAIAYLFPVLWLLLSSFKPGSELFSFPLKLFPEEFTLDNYKYAWSTMEFTKYVLNTSFVTIVATLLTIMASASCGYALAKYKYKWLSVFFICILATTMLPTEVIMNPTFTVIQKVGLYDNLWGLIIPSINTATGIFMFRQFFMTVPDDLLEAARIDGANEGRIFFRLMLPIAKPIIITLAIFSFQWRWNDYIWPLIVISDPNKYTIQVAIRSIVGADNIDWVLLLSASVISLLPMVLLYAIFQRYIMDTGASSGLKD; this is encoded by the coding sequence ATGATGAAGCGATATCGCGGCAGTACGATCCTGATGACGGCGATCATGGCCATACTGGCCATCGCCTACCTGTTCCCGGTCCTGTGGCTTCTGCTCAGTTCATTCAAGCCGGGCAGCGAGCTCTTCAGCTTCCCGCTGAAGCTATTTCCTGAAGAATTCACACTGGATAACTATAAATACGCATGGTCGACCATGGAGTTCACGAAATACGTGCTGAACACCTCCTTCGTCACCATCGTGGCGACCCTTTTGACCATCATGGCGAGTGCTTCCTGCGGGTACGCACTGGCGAAATATAAATACAAGTGGCTCAGCGTCTTCTTCATCTGTATCCTGGCCACGACCATGCTTCCGACGGAGGTTATCATGAATCCGACATTCACGGTCATCCAGAAGGTCGGGCTGTACGATAACCTGTGGGGATTGATCATCCCGTCCATTAACACGGCAACCGGGATCTTCATGTTCAGGCAGTTCTTCATGACGGTACCAGATGATCTCCTCGAAGCGGCACGCATCGACGGAGCGAATGAAGGTAGGATCTTCTTCCGCCTCATGCTCCCGATTGCAAAACCGATCATCATCACGCTCGCCATCTTCTCCTTCCAGTGGAGATGGAATGATTACATCTGGCCGCTTATCGTCATCAGCGATCCAAATAAGTACACCATCCAGGTCGCCATCCGGAGCATCGTCGGAGCGGATAATATCGATTGGGTCCTACTATTATCAGCGTCCGTCATTTCCCTCCTGCCGATGGTGCTGCTCTACGCGATCTTCCAGCGCTACATCATGGATACGGGGGCCAGTTCCGGTTTGAAAGATTAA
- a CDS encoding glycoside hydrolase family 88/105 protein, producing MTLRIKEVQETVHKVTGQLLDLKRPENESELEGIGDGAKIGYFPRDFGMEEWDWPQGVGLFGLKSLSGQDGFPDYHTFLKEWAEDQRERGLPLKNINTTAPLLTLMDVEGTEQLALEWADWIMEKAPRTERGCLQHVTSGATKNDLTMNDGQVWIDTLFMVVLFLGKMGVRYDRKEWKEEAVRQFLLHIELLFSEEDGLFYHGFNFNGHHRFSEAFWCRGNSWFTLAAPEFLAMMEGQLDDGTYNTILNTYKAQVDTLVELQAQDGLWHTLLDDEDSYTEVSGSSSIAAGILKGIRYGLLDGSYLDVCRRAVDSILQEVDDDGTVLKVSAGTAIGASKEDYKNIIIAPTAYGQALAIVLFSEVLQHEKLVA from the coding sequence ATGACACTACGGATAAAGGAAGTCCAGGAAACGGTCCATAAAGTGACCGGGCAGCTATTGGATCTGAAAAGACCCGAGAATGAATCGGAGCTTGAGGGGATCGGCGATGGAGCCAAAATCGGTTATTTCCCCAGGGACTTCGGGATGGAAGAATGGGATTGGCCGCAAGGAGTCGGGCTGTTCGGCCTGAAGAGCCTGTCTGGTCAAGACGGTTTTCCAGATTATCACACGTTTTTGAAAGAGTGGGCAGAAGATCAAAGGGAAAGGGGTCTTCCTCTCAAGAACATCAACACCACAGCCCCGCTCCTTACCCTCATGGATGTGGAGGGGACAGAGCAGCTTGCCCTTGAGTGGGCGGACTGGATCATGGAAAAGGCACCCCGTACCGAACGTGGATGTCTCCAACACGTCACCAGCGGTGCCACCAAGAATGATCTGACGATGAATGACGGTCAGGTCTGGATCGATACGCTCTTCATGGTTGTCCTTTTCCTCGGAAAGATGGGGGTCAGGTATGACCGCAAAGAATGGAAGGAAGAAGCGGTCCGCCAGTTCCTCCTTCATATAGAGCTCCTCTTCAGTGAAGAGGATGGTCTCTTCTATCACGGCTTCAATTTCAACGGTCATCACCGGTTCAGTGAAGCCTTCTGGTGCCGGGGGAATAGTTGGTTCACTTTGGCAGCACCCGAGTTTCTTGCTATGATGGAAGGACAGCTGGATGACGGAACGTACAACACCATTCTCAACACCTATAAGGCCCAGGTCGACACGCTTGTGGAGCTTCAGGCACAGGACGGCCTCTGGCATACGTTGCTTGATGACGAGGATTCCTACACGGAAGTATCGGGATCTTCTTCCATCGCGGCGGGCATCCTGAAGGGCATCCGCTATGGATTGCTGGATGGATCCTATCTGGATGTATGCAGGAGAGCGGTTGATTCCATCCTACAGGAAGTCGACGATGACGGCACCGTACTCAAGGTATCGGCGGGAACGGCAATCGGGGCCTCCAAAGAGGACTATAAGAATATCATCATTGCTCCCACAGCTTACGGGCAGGCCTTGGCGATTGTACTATTTTCTGAAGTTCTTCAGCATGAAAAATTAGTAGCCTGA
- a CDS encoding LacI family DNA-binding transcriptional regulator — protein MKTTIYDVAKEAGVSIATVSKVINNTGRISEKTRKKVTKIMGDLEYQPSSVAAALTGKRTFTIGVLVPDIANPFFAEIARALENNARKSGYTIILCSTDYQKEREQDYFDLLMKKQVDGMIIATEPKELQKFKNLESRGIPYIMFSFDHLELDSHVVTTDDVKGGYLAGRYLLDHGHRHAAVITELQRASGKLRLEGFKRALGAAGIELESDSVINSKSTFEDAKKAARKILKKENRPSAVFASTDLIAAIFINEARKAGVSIPDEMSIIGFDNTIYAEIADPGLTTIAQPIPELASYAIEQLMKSIKDPDSPAHRITLAPHLVERDSVKTLENHEAD, from the coding sequence ATGAAAACAACAATCTATGATGTGGCAAAGGAAGCGGGCGTATCCATTGCCACGGTATCGAAAGTCATCAATAATACAGGGCGGATCAGTGAGAAGACCCGCAAGAAGGTAACGAAGATCATGGGGGATCTCGAATATCAGCCGAGCAGCGTGGCTGCAGCCCTCACGGGAAAACGGACGTTCACCATCGGCGTCCTCGTACCCGATATCGCAAACCCCTTCTTTGCAGAAATCGCTCGCGCCCTCGAGAACAACGCCAGGAAAAGTGGCTATACAATCATCCTCTGCAGCACGGATTATCAGAAAGAGCGGGAGCAGGATTATTTCGATCTGCTCATGAAGAAGCAGGTGGATGGGATGATTATAGCCACCGAACCGAAGGAGCTTCAGAAGTTCAAGAATCTGGAGAGCCGCGGTATCCCCTATATCATGTTCTCCTTTGATCACTTGGAGCTCGACTCCCATGTGGTGACGACGGATGACGTGAAGGGTGGCTACCTTGCCGGGAGATACCTTCTGGACCACGGTCACCGTCATGCAGCCGTCATCACGGAGCTACAGCGTGCGAGTGGAAAGCTCAGGCTTGAAGGGTTCAAGAGGGCATTGGGAGCCGCAGGGATCGAGCTCGAATCCGATTCCGTGATCAACTCCAAGTCCACTTTCGAGGATGCGAAAAAAGCGGCAAGGAAGATCCTGAAGAAAGAAAACAGGCCATCAGCTGTTTTTGCCTCGACCGATCTGATTGCGGCCATTTTCATCAATGAAGCGCGGAAAGCAGGCGTATCGATACCAGACGAGATGTCGATCATCGGCTTCGATAACACGATCTATGCGGAAATCGCCGATCCGGGTTTGACGACGATCGCCCAGCCGATTCCAGAGCTTGCTTCCTATGCAATCGAGCAATTGATGAAATCCATCAAGGACCCCGACAGTCCCGCCCATCGAATCACACTGGCTCCCCATCTAGTCGAGAGGGATTCAGTAAAGACACTAGAGAACCATGAAGCTGACTGA
- the iolG gene encoding inositol 2-dehydrogenase produces the protein MVMTVGIIGAGRIGKIHVENLRKLRNVKVKSVSDVQVSHLQDWAKETGIEHLTTDYRELLADPAISVIFICSPTNTHADLIREAAEAGKHIFCEKPVSFTVEETEAALAAVKRAGVKLQVGFNRRFDANFQKVRELVSEGKVGTPNILRITSRDPEPPNTAYIRTSGGLFMDMTIHDFDMARYIMGSEVVEVHAHGAVLVDPAIGEAGDIDTAIVSLKFANGALGVIENSRRAAYGYDQRLEIFGDKGAAQAENVRANTVKLATEDYVTTEKPLYFFLERYTQAYVEEVIQFIQAIENDAPVSCSGFDGLQAERIAKAARTSLETGVPVKLTHETVKRSEIV, from the coding sequence ATGGTAATGACAGTGGGAATTATAGGTGCAGGCAGGATCGGAAAGATCCATGTAGAGAACTTGAGGAAGCTGAGGAATGTGAAAGTGAAGAGCGTGTCAGATGTTCAGGTGTCACACCTGCAGGACTGGGCGAAGGAGACGGGGATCGAGCATCTGACAACGGATTACCGGGAGCTCCTTGCCGATCCGGCCATCTCTGTGATTTTCATCTGTTCCCCGACGAATACCCATGCCGACCTCATACGCGAGGCAGCAGAAGCAGGGAAGCATATCTTCTGCGAAAAGCCGGTCAGCTTCACCGTTGAAGAAACCGAAGCGGCACTGGCAGCAGTAAAAAGGGCGGGTGTGAAGCTCCAGGTCGGATTCAACCGCCGCTTTGATGCCAACTTCCAAAAGGTGCGGGAGCTTGTAAGCGAAGGGAAAGTCGGGACTCCGAATATCCTCCGTATCACATCAAGGGATCCGGAGCCGCCGAACACTGCATATATCCGTACTTCAGGCGGCTTGTTCATGGATATGACCATCCATGATTTCGATATGGCCCGGTACATCATGGGGAGCGAAGTAGTCGAAGTCCATGCCCACGGTGCCGTCCTTGTGGATCCTGCCATCGGGGAAGCAGGAGATATCGATACGGCCATCGTCTCCCTGAAGTTTGCCAATGGTGCCCTAGGGGTCATTGAGAACAGCCGCCGAGCTGCTTACGGATATGATCAGCGCCTTGAGATCTTCGGAGATAAAGGAGCCGCCCAGGCTGAAAATGTAAGGGCTAACACGGTCAAACTCGCAACGGAAGATTATGTGACGACGGAAAAACCGCTCTACTTCTTCCTTGAGCGTTACACCCAAGCCTATGTGGAAGAAGTGATCCAGTTCATCCAGGCCATCGAGAATGACGCGCCGGTGTCATGCTCTGGATTTGACGGGCTGCAGGCCGAACGGATCGCCAAAGCGGCCAGAACCTCCCTTGAAACGGGCGTACCGGTCAAACTGACCCACGAAACGGTCAAAAGGAGTGAGATCGTATGA
- the iolC gene encoding 5-dehydro-2-deoxygluconokinase, with the protein MNPLSFHEDRPFDLIAVGRLCIDLNANETNRPMEETSTFTKYVGGSPANIAIGSARLGMKTGFIGKVSDDQMGRFITGYLERNGIDTEGVKIDRTGAVTGLAFTEIKSPEDCSILMYRDNVADLLLHPSEVSEAYIRKSKALLISGTALAQSPSREAVFLALEYAVKHDVTVFFDLDYRPYTWKDEAETAVYYNLAAEKCDCIIGTREEFDMMERLLNRTESDDHYTATRWFSHRADIVVIKHGGAGSIAYTKDGGSHRSGIFRTNVLKTFGAGDSYASAFIHGLMKGTDVSEAMKRGSASASIVISRHSCSDAMPTEEELLEHMDSALYETI; encoded by the coding sequence ATGAACCCACTATCGTTTCATGAAGACCGTCCCTTCGACCTGATCGCCGTCGGCCGACTGTGCATCGATCTGAATGCGAATGAAACGAACCGTCCGATGGAAGAAACGAGCACCTTCACGAAATACGTCGGGGGTTCACCTGCCAATATCGCCATCGGCTCTGCGCGACTCGGCATGAAGACCGGCTTCATCGGAAAGGTATCCGACGACCAGATGGGCAGGTTCATCACCGGATACCTTGAGCGGAATGGGATCGATACAGAAGGGGTGAAGATCGACAGGACCGGAGCCGTGACGGGACTTGCCTTTACAGAGATCAAAAGTCCGGAAGACTGCAGCATCCTGATGTACAGGGACAATGTGGCCGACCTGCTCCTTCATCCGTCCGAGGTGAGTGAAGCGTATATCAGGAAGTCCAAGGCCCTGCTCATCTCTGGAACGGCCCTTGCCCAAAGTCCGTCCCGTGAAGCAGTATTCCTTGCCCTGGAGTATGCGGTGAAGCATGATGTCACCGTGTTCTTCGATCTCGATTACCGGCCTTACACATGGAAGGATGAAGCAGAAACGGCGGTCTATTATAACCTGGCTGCCGAGAAATGCGATTGCATCATCGGGACGCGTGAAGAATTCGACATGATGGAGAGGCTCCTGAACCGCACCGAATCAGATGATCACTACACGGCGACACGCTGGTTCTCCCATCGTGCGGACATCGTCGTCATCAAGCACGGAGGGGCGGGATCGATCGCCTATACGAAAGACGGGGGTTCACATCGCAGTGGAATCTTCCGGACGAATGTACTGAAGACATTCGGAGCGGGAGATTCTTACGCCTCCGCCTTCATCCACGGCCTGATGAAAGGAACGGATGTATCAGAAGCCATGAAGCGTGGAAGTGCATCGGCCTCGATCGTCATCTCCAGGCACAGCTGCTCCGACGCCATGCCGACAGAAGAAGAGCTTCTTGAACATATGGATTCAGCTCTATACGAAACAATCTAA
- a CDS encoding CoA-acylating methylmalonate-semialdehyde dehydrogenase, translated as MTVTTVRTVKNYIGGKWIESASENTEIVYNPATGEEIAIVKLSTREEVNEAVEVAHEAFKSWSQVPVPKRGRILFKYQQLLVEHWDELAKLVTVENGKSFAEAHGEVLRGIECVEFAAGIPNLMMGKQLPDIAAGLESGMYRYPIGVVGGITPFNFPMMVPCWMFPLAIACGNTFVLKPSERTPLLAARLAELFEEAGLPSGVLNIVNGAHDVVNGLIEEKKVKAISFVGSQPVAELVYKKGTENLKRVQALSGAKNHSIVLKDANLDVAVSQITGAAFGSAGERCMAAAVVAVEESIADAFIEKLKQAADDITIGNGLEEGVFLGPVIRQNHKERTLSYIDSGISQGATLLRDGRKDKATEGEGYFLGPTIFDHVTQEMKIWQDEIFAPVLSVVRVKDLTDAIDLANASAFANGACIYTDSASAIRQFRETMDSGMLGVNIGVPAPMAFFPFSGYKDSFYGDLHANGSDGVEFYTRKKMVTARYVK; from the coding sequence ATGACAGTGACAACCGTACGTACAGTGAAGAACTATATCGGAGGAAAGTGGATCGAATCAGCATCGGAGAATACAGAAATCGTCTATAATCCTGCCACCGGTGAAGAAATCGCCATCGTAAAGCTCAGCACGCGGGAAGAAGTGAACGAAGCGGTCGAAGTGGCTCATGAAGCGTTCAAATCATGGTCCCAGGTGCCGGTGCCAAAACGCGGGCGCATCCTGTTCAAGTATCAGCAGCTTCTTGTCGAGCATTGGGATGAACTGGCGAAACTCGTCACGGTCGAGAACGGTAAGAGCTTCGCCGAAGCGCACGGGGAAGTCCTCCGCGGCATCGAATGCGTCGAATTTGCAGCAGGGATCCCGAACCTCATGATGGGCAAGCAGCTGCCTGACATCGCCGCCGGTCTGGAATCAGGCATGTACCGGTACCCGATCGGGGTCGTGGGCGGGATCACCCCGTTCAACTTCCCGATGATGGTTCCTTGCTGGATGTTCCCCCTTGCCATCGCCTGCGGGAATACATTTGTTCTCAAGCCTTCCGAACGGACCCCGCTTCTCGCGGCCAGACTTGCAGAGTTGTTCGAGGAAGCCGGTCTGCCGAGCGGCGTGTTGAATATTGTCAACGGTGCCCATGATGTGGTCAACGGTTTGATCGAAGAGAAGAAGGTGAAGGCAATCTCCTTTGTCGGCTCCCAGCCGGTCGCGGAACTCGTCTATAAAAAAGGAACAGAGAATCTGAAGCGTGTGCAGGCACTGTCAGGAGCGAAGAATCACTCCATCGTCCTGAAGGATGCGAACCTGGATGTTGCTGTATCCCAGATCACGGGAGCTGCTTTCGGTTCTGCCGGTGAGCGCTGCATGGCGGCCGCCGTCGTCGCCGTCGAGGAAAGCATCGCCGACGCGTTCATCGAGAAGCTGAAGCAGGCTGCAGATGACATTACCATCGGGAATGGTCTGGAAGAAGGCGTATTCCTCGGTCCGGTCATCCGCCAGAACCACAAGGAACGCACATTGAGCTATATCGATTCTGGTATCTCACAAGGTGCGACCCTACTCCGTGACGGCAGGAAGGACAAAGCGACGGAAGGGGAAGGATACTTCCTCGGACCGACGATCTTTGATCATGTGACGCAGGAAATGAAGATCTGGCAGGATGAAATCTTTGCCCCGGTCCTTTCCGTCGTCAGGGTGAAGGACCTTACAGATGCCATCGACCTGGCCAATGCCTCGGCATTCGCGAACGGTGCGTGCATCTATACGGATAGTGCCTCAGCCATCCGCCAGTTCAGGGAAACGATGGATTCAGGCATGCTCGGCGTCAATATCGGAGTGCCGGCACCAATGGCGTTCTTCCCGTTCTCCGGCTACAAGGATTCTTTCTACGGGGACCTTCATGCGAATGGAAGCGACGGCGTTGAATTCTATACAAGGAAGAAGATGGTCACGGCCCGTTACGTCAAATAA
- the iolD gene encoding 3D-(3,5/4)-trihydroxycyclohexane-1,2-dione acylhydrolase (decyclizing) translates to METIRLTTAQALVKFLNAQYVEFDGRKERFVKGVFTIFGHGNVLGLGQALEEDPGELEVYQGRNEQGMGHAAMAFAKQSKRKQIMACTASVGPGSANMITSAATATANQIPVLYLPGDVFASRQPDPVLQQIEQTHDLSISTNDAFRPVSKYWDRVSRPEQLMQAMLNAMRVLTNPADTGAVTISLPQDVQGEAWDYPQSFFQKRVHRIERRMPSIESVADAVELIRSKKRPFMILGGGVRYSEASGTFLRFAEAFGIPFGETQAGKSGVPGTHILNLGGVGVTGNVAANLLASKADLIIGVGTRFTDFTTGSKGLFQEADVLTINISDFHAGKLDAVKVVADAKTGLEAIASELGDYQSSYQGELEEAREQWEAELHRLHHIEIGDSFTPEIAGQLDEELPHYKEALNTNLAQTTVIGHVNRLIGQDAVIVGAAGSLPGDLQRMWVSKEQDTYHMEYGYSCMGYEIAGALGVKLAEPGREVYALAGDGSYLMLHTELITSLQERKKINILLFDNAGFGCINNLQMDNGMGSFATEFRHRNQASGRMDGPVMTIDYAKVAEGYGAKTYSVRTLEELEEAIKDAKDQPVSTLIDIKVLPKTMTHGYDSWWNIGIAEVSEKQSIREAYDRNKAKRQTARQY, encoded by the coding sequence ATGGAAACAATCCGACTAACCACTGCACAGGCCCTAGTGAAGTTCCTGAATGCCCAGTATGTCGAGTTCGACGGCAGGAAAGAGCGATTCGTCAAAGGAGTCTTCACCATCTTCGGACATGGGAATGTCCTTGGCCTCGGGCAGGCACTTGAAGAGGACCCGGGTGAACTTGAGGTGTACCAAGGCAGGAACGAGCAAGGGATGGGCCACGCAGCCATGGCTTTCGCCAAGCAATCGAAACGGAAGCAGATCATGGCCTGTACCGCCTCGGTTGGTCCCGGTTCTGCCAATATGATCACATCTGCCGCTACGGCAACGGCCAATCAGATCCCGGTCCTGTACCTGCCGGGAGACGTCTTCGCCTCCCGACAGCCCGATCCCGTCCTCCAGCAGATCGAGCAGACCCATGATCTTTCCATTTCGACCAATGACGCGTTCCGCCCTGTCAGCAAGTATTGGGACCGTGTGAGCAGACCCGAGCAGCTCATGCAAGCGATGCTGAACGCCATGCGCGTCCTCACCAACCCTGCAGACACGGGAGCCGTCACGATATCCCTGCCCCAGGATGTACAGGGGGAAGCGTGGGATTATCCGCAATCATTCTTCCAAAAACGAGTTCATCGCATCGAGCGTCGCATGCCTTCCATTGAGAGCGTAGCGGATGCCGTGGAATTGATCCGTTCCAAAAAGAGACCGTTCATGATCCTCGGAGGAGGCGTCCGCTACTCTGAAGCTTCCGGGACGTTCCTACGTTTCGCAGAAGCGTTCGGGATCCCCTTCGGTGAAACCCAGGCAGGGAAGAGCGGGGTTCCGGGCACTCACATCCTGAATCTTGGAGGGGTGGGCGTGACCGGCAATGTGGCCGCCAACCTCCTCGCATCAAAGGCCGACCTGATCATCGGGGTAGGTACACGATTCACGGATTTCACCACGGGATCCAAGGGATTATTCCAGGAAGCAGACGTCCTCACGATCAACATCTCGGATTTCCATGCCGGTAAACTTGATGCCGTGAAGGTGGTCGCAGATGCGAAAACGGGTCTCGAAGCGATCGCTTCGGAACTGGGAGATTATCAATCTTCCTATCAGGGAGAATTGGAAGAAGCGCGTGAGCAGTGGGAAGCAGAACTTCATCGTCTTCATCATATCGAAATTGGTGACTCGTTCACACCTGAGATTGCCGGACAGCTTGATGAGGAACTCCCTCATTATAAGGAAGCATTGAACACCAATCTTGCACAAACAACGGTCATCGGCCACGTCAATCGGTTGATCGGCCAGGATGCCGTAATCGTAGGGGCAGCAGGAAGCCTACCTGGTGACCTGCAGCGCATGTGGGTGTCGAAGGAGCAAGACACATACCACATGGAATACGGCTATTCCTGCATGGGGTATGAAATCGCCGGTGCCCTGGGCGTGAAGCTTGCCGAGCCTGGTCGTGAAGTGTATGCACTGGCCGGTGACGGGAGCTACCTCATGCTTCATACGGAATTAATCACAAGCCTGCAGGAACGCAAGAAGATCAATATCCTCCTCTTTGATAATGCCGGATTCGGCTGCATCAATAATCTGCAGATGGACAACGGGATGGGAAGCTTCGCCACTGAGTTCCGCCATCGCAATCAGGCAAGCGGCCGCATGGATGGTCCCGTCATGACCATCGATTATGCAAAGGTCGCTGAAGGGTACGGTGCCAAAACCTATTCCGTCCGCACCCTTGAAGAGCTGGAGGAGGCGATCAAGGATGCCAAGGATCAGCCGGTGAGCACGCTCATCGACATCAAAGTCCTGCCGAAGACCATGACCCATGGCTATGATTCCTGGTGGAACATAGGGATTGCCGAAGTATCGGAAAAACAAAGCATTCGTGAAGCGTATGACCGGAATAAGGCCAAACGTCAAACGGCGCGTCAGTATTGA
- the iolE gene encoding myo-inosose-2 dehydratase → MFNGREIKLAIAPIGWTNDDMPELGGEVTFEQCISEMALAGFQGSEVGNKYPRDPDQLRKALDLRGLSIASAWFSAHLTTDGYERTAFEFTAHRDFLHEMGAKVIVVSEQGKSIQGQMDIPLFEHKPVFTEEEWTLLTDGLNRLGGLAAEKGMKLVYHHHMGTGVQTTEEIRRLMEGTDPDKVSLLYDTGHLVFSGEDPLVILEDYMDRIHHVHLKDVRAEVVERVKREKWSFLQAVKAGAFTVPGDGSIDFHPVFESIAEGAYEGWFVVEAEQDPAIANPLEYAIKARGYIRETAGI, encoded by the coding sequence ATGTTTAACGGAAGAGAAATCAAGCTGGCCATCGCCCCGATCGGATGGACCAACGATGATATGCCGGAGCTCGGCGGCGAGGTAACCTTTGAGCAGTGCATCAGTGAAATGGCCCTGGCCGGATTCCAGGGAAGCGAAGTAGGGAATAAATACCCCCGTGATCCCGATCAGCTGAGGAAGGCCCTTGACCTCAGGGGGCTATCCATTGCAAGCGCATGGTTCAGCGCGCATCTGACTACGGATGGGTATGAGCGCACCGCCTTTGAATTCACTGCCCATCGTGATTTCCTTCATGAAATGGGGGCAAAGGTCATCGTCGTCAGCGAGCAGGGGAAAAGCATCCAAGGACAGATGGATATACCCCTATTCGAACATAAGCCAGTCTTTACCGAAGAAGAATGGACCCTCCTCACTGACGGGCTCAACCGACTGGGAGGGCTTGCAGCCGAAAAAGGGATGAAGCTCGTTTATCACCACCATATGGGAACAGGTGTCCAGACAACAGAAGAAATCAGAAGGCTCATGGAAGGGACCGATCCCGACAAGGTGTCCCTTTTGTATGATACTGGTCACCTCGTGTTTTCAGGAGAAGATCCCCTTGTGATCCTTGAAGACTATATGGACCGGATCCATCATGTCCACCTGAAGGATGTCCGGGCGGAAGTCGTCGAGAGGGTAAAGCGGGAGAAATGGAGCTTCCTGCAGGCCGTGAAGGCAGGAGCATTCACCGTCCCCGGCGATGGAAGCATCGACTTCCACCCTGTCTTCGAATCGATTGCTGAAGGCGCGTATGAAGGCTGGTTCGTCGTGGAAGCAGAGCAGGACCCGGCCATCGCCAACCCCTTAGAGTATGCCATCAAAGCCAGGGGCTATATCAGGGAAACGGCAGGCATCTAG